The Methylobacterium durans nucleotide sequence GACGGCGGTCACGTCCGAGGTGGCCGTGACGACGACTTGCCGCTGCAGCGTGCAGCGGTCGTAGCCCGTGGCGTCCGAGACGACCTTGTGGAAGGCAATGAGATACCTGAGCATCGCTCGTCTCCGCTTGCGGGGACCGACCTTCGCGCCCGACGAAGGCAGCAGCCTTGATCCAGCGCAAAGGCGCCGGCCCTCAGGGACCGGCCGTCGGCGGGACGAGGCGTTCGCGACCCGGCTCGTCGTCCGCAGGATGTCGGGACCTCGCGGCGCGGTGGGCATGCGCCTTCCCGTGCAGCGGCCAGTAGCGCTCCATCGCGAGATAGGTGAACGAGGCCGACCAGCCGATCAGGAGCAGGCCGTTCAGCGCCTCGACGCCCGTGAGAAGGCGGGCGTGGCCGACGGGAGCGTGATCGCCGTAGCCGAGCGAGGAGTAGGCGACCACTGAGACGAACAGGCAATCCTCGAAGGTCTCGATGGGCACGCCCGAGAAGGCGCCGAGCCCGAGCCGCAGGACGAGGAGCCAGTAGGCGCCCGCGTAGACCCAAACCGCGACGGTGTGGCCCGCGAAGGCGGCGAGCACCACCGCGATGATGCGCCAGCGCGGCGGCACCGGGAGCTCGGCGAGGTGCTCCGAGGTGAGGCGCAGCGTCTCGTAGAGCACCAGGATGGTGATCATCACGAGAACGACGCTGGCGACCAGGATGACGAGCATAGCTTTCAGTCCCGAGGGATGGCTCAAGGCCAGCCTGCCCACGCGTCCAGCCAGTTCATTGACCTGCCTCAAGACCAAATACTGGTTCTTCGGGGGCCATGAGGGCCATGCCCGTCATGCCGTGATCCAGATCAACGCGGCCCTCGACTCGATGGCGTTCGATGTTTCTCAGCGCCCCTGTTGGGCGCCCCAAGCCAGGAGGCGATCATGGCAGATATCCACGTAGCCGAGGATCTCTGGTCCACGGGCATGTTGCCCGAGGGCGTCCTCGAGCGATGGCTCGTCTCGGACGGAGCGAGCGTGCGGGCCGGCGAGGCCGTGGCCGCCGTGCGGATCGGCGAGGCCCTCCACGACATCGTCTCGCCGGCCAGCGGGCGCCTGGAGGTGCTGGCGCCGGCGAGCGAGGTGGTCGACCCCGGCTGCATCATCGCCGAGATCCATGCCTGAGGCCCAGCCGCGGGCGTGCGGCCGCCCCGGCATCCTGGAGGTTCGTCATGTCCCGGACGAGAGTCCATGTCCTGCGCGCTTTGACCATCGGCTGCCTGCTTGCGGCCTCCATCGCCCGTCCGGCCGCGGATCCCGCCGAGGACCACCGTGTCCGGGGCTGGACCATCGCCACGCAGCTCTGCATCCAGTGCCACGTCATCGGTCGCGGGCCGCAAGCGGGCGAGTTTGTCGGCCCTGCCTTCCTGCGGGTCGCCAACATGCCCTCGACGACCGGCATGTCCCTCAACGTCTTCCTGCAGAGCCACCACCAGCGGATGCCGAGTCTGCGGCTCGACCGCGACGAGATGGACGCCGTCATCGCCTACATCCTCAGCCTCAAGGGCACTGGGCCCGCACGACCTTGAGACGCGACAAATTCCGGAGTGGCCACGATGAACGAGCTGACGCTTCTGTCCACCGACTCGCTTCCCGCTCTCCAGACCGTCCTGGACGGCCTCGGGACGGGGCAGGCCCTGCGGCTAACGAACACGGATTGCGACCGTCTCTTCGGCGTCAACGACGCGCGCATGGGCCGGGTACGGAACTTTGCACGCGGCCACAACTGCATCGCGCTCTGGGACGACGATGGCCTGACCTTCTGCCGGCAGCCGCCGGCCGCCGCACGTTGGCGGCCCCCTCCCGCCGGTGAGCCTCGCACCTAGGCCGCTGCTCTCGCGGCGGAGCTCCTTCGTCCGCGAGAGCGAGGCGCGCCAGCGGGCGTTGATCGAGGGTGTGCCGCAGCTCGTTTGGCGAGCCACAGCCGGCGGCAAGTGGACGTGGGTCAGCCCGCAATGGTGCGCCCACACCGGTCTCTCGGAGGAGCAGCGTCGGGATCTTGGCTGGCTGGAAGCGGTCGAGCCCGACGACCGCGAAGCCGCCATGGCTGCTTGGGCCGAGGCTCAGCACACCGGTCGCTTCGACGTCGAGTTCCGGCTCTGCCACGGCCAGGAGCAGCGCTACCGCTGGTTTACCGCCCGCGCGACGCCGGTGCGCGACGAGCAGGGTCGGATCATCGAGTGGCTGGGCACCTCCACCGAAATCGACGAGCTGCGCCAGCTCCAGGAAAGACAGAAAGTGTTGGTGGCCGAGTTGCAGCACCGCACCCGCAACCTGCTCGGCGTGGTGCGCTCGATCGCACAGCAGACCATGGCGCAGACCGGCCCGACGTAGCGCTTCCGCGAGCAGTCCACCGACCGGCTGTCTGCCCTCTCGCGCGTCCAGGGCTTGCTCTCGCACGCGGCGAAGAGCCGATCACCATTCGCGCTCTGATCCAGACGGAACTCGATGCCCTCGGAGCTGCCGCCATGCAGGAGCGCATTCTGCTCGACGGGCCGTCAGTTCGTCTGCGCAAGGCGACGGTGCAGACCCTCGCGCTGGCACTGCACGAACTCGCGACCAACGCCCGCAAGTATGGTGCCCTCACGACAGAGCATGGGCAGATCCGGGTGACGTGGCGGACCTACGCGGCTGACGGCGAGGGCCCACGGCTCGCTTTGGCTTGGGTCGAGGAAGGCCTCGATCGTTCGCGCGAGCAACAAAGCCCGATGTCGGCCCATCGCGGCTATGGACGCGAGCTGATCGAGCGGGCTCTCACTTACGTTCTGCGAGCCAAGACGAGCTACGAACTCGGCGAGACGGCGCTGCGATGCTCCATCGAGCTGCCGCTTACCGAGGCAGACAAGGCAAGGAGCAG carries:
- a CDS encoding ion channel, whose product is MLVILVASVVLVMITILVLYETLRLTSEHLAELPVPPRWRIIAVVLAAFAGHTVAVWVYAGAYWLLVLRLGLGAFSGVPIETFEDCLFVSVVAYSSLGYGDHAPVGHARLLTGVEALNGLLLIGWSASFTYLAMERYWPLHGKAHAHRAARSRHPADDEPGRERLVPPTAGP
- a CDS encoding biotin/lipoyl-containing protein; amino-acid sequence: MADIHVAEDLWSTGMLPEGVLERWLVSDGASVRAGEAVAAVRIGEALHDIVSPASGRLEVLAPASEVVDPGCIIAEIHA
- a CDS encoding c-type cytochrome — encoded protein: MSRTRVHVLRALTIGCLLAASIARPAADPAEDHRVRGWTIATQLCIQCHVIGRGPQAGEFVGPAFLRVANMPSTTGMSLNVFLQSHHQRMPSLRLDRDEMDAVIAYILSLKGTGPARP